The following is a genomic window from Candidatus Vondammii sp. HM_W22.
CAACAAGCACCTACGTCTCCCATCGACGAGCGTAGGCCATGATTTTCTAATAAATGTCGGTGCGACTTGCTCGTGTACTGTGACCCGCGATCACGGTGAAACACTAAACCCTTGTTAGGTTGGCGTAGGTTAACGGCTTTTATCAACGCTTTCTTCACCAGATTAGTCGTCATGCGTTTATCTATGGACCAGCCAACAATACGCCGTGAATATAAATCCATGACAATGGCTAAATACATCCACCCTTCTCCTGTTCTTAAGTAGGTAATATCACCGGCCAAAACATCATTGGCAGCGACCGGATTAAAGTTCTGATTCAACAAGTTATCTGCTACTGCATCGCTATGCTGACGGTTTGTCGTGACTCTATAGGCGGTACGCTGTGTGACGCGCAGCCCCCTAGCTTACGCATCACAGTTTTCGTTCGATAGCGGCCAATAGAGAAGCCTTCTTCGCGCAGTTTTTTCATTAGCTCTCTGGAGCCCAGACTTTGGCGGCTTGCTGCAAACAAGGCTTTAGCTCGGCGATAAAGCTGTAACTCTTCAGCGCTGATTAACAGGGCAGGCCGCTTAACCCACGCGTAGTAGCTTGATCGACTCAATCCAACCATTTGGCATAAGCGGTTAACCGGCAACTGGGCTGAGTGACACTGAATAAACTGATGCTTTATTTCATTTCTTTGGCGAACAAGGCTGAAGCCTTTTTTAATATGTCCTTTTCGATGACGTAGGTGCTTATTCTCTCTGCGTAATCGGTGAAGCTCCGTCCGCTCATCGGCTGATAACGCACCGTCTTGTTTTGAGGCTTCAATCTTTAGTTTTACAATCATAGAGTTGATTTGCTCGAATACCCAGTGATTTAGCCGCCTCAGCGACCGAATAACCTTGATCTGTCACCAATCCAACCGCTTCTTCTTTAAAGGCTTGAGGGTAACTCTATGTAAACTCGTTTTTGATTCATATCCGCTCCAATAACCAACGGTATTGTCTTTTATTCAAGTGTCCAGATCAATTAAACCAGAAACACTACATCCTGGTCTGATAAGACCGTTACATAATCATGGCGTTTCTTGAAGACCGTCTTACTTAACGCCAATGCATATTGGGCTACGTGCCAGTCCTCGCTTAACTGCTCGCTGCAAAATACTGGCCAACCAATCCCGAATTTAGTCCGTCCCGTCCGGGAAAAAAAATTAAAATTAACCGGGACAAAAGCCTTCCATACTCTGAAATTTAGTCTATAGTTACCTCCGTGCATCAAGGTTAGGAGTGTCACTTGAACGGGCGCTGGAATGGTCGGCGAACCAGTTTGCCGTTCAGCCATCGCCGGCACAGGCCACATGGTGGCAGCGCCAGCATTTTAAATAAAATGCGTCGCAATAATAATACTTGGCCAATGATTTTTACGTGCAGGTTTTGCTCGGAAATTTCCCCCTAGTTATTTTCAGTGTTTTTCGGGGTAGTGTTCGCGTATACCTGATCCCAGAGGATTTAATGTGTCAACCTGATCTGGAACCCATTCTCATGGCACTGAATGCCGAACAATATCCCGATGTTCATCTAAATCTCAATGTACGCGGTCTAGAACAGTCTGCCACCTTGGCGATTAGTGAACGCTGCGCCCAACTGCGTAAGGAGGGACGGGATGTCTATCGACTTGGCTTGGGGCAACCCCCTTTCCCGGTTGCCGAACCGGTAATCGAGGAGCTTAGAGCAAATGCTTATCAGAGGGAGTATCTCCCGGTAAAAGGACTCCCCGCACTGAGGGAGGCCGTGGCCCGCTATCACCGACGCCAGGAGGGCATCGAGTACGCTCGGGAGGATGTGCTTATCGGCCCCGGCTCCAAAGAGCTGATGTTCCTGATACAGCTGGTCTACTATGGCGACCTTGTCATTCCAACCCCAAGCTGGGTCTCCTATGCGCCCCAGGCCACGATTATCGGTCGGCATATTCGCTGGGTGCCGACGAAATTCGAAGATGGCTGGAGAATCACGCCTGAAGGACTGGGGGAACTCTGCCATAAAGACCCCACTAGACCCCGCATTCTAATTCTGAATTACCCGAACAATCCCAGTGGCACCACCTACGGCAATGCAGAATTACAGGAGCTGGCCAAAGTAGCCCGACGCTATAAAATCATCCTGCTGTCAGATGAAATTTACGGTGAAACTCAATTCAATGGCAAACATCAGTCCATTGCCCGCTACTACCCCGAAGGCACGATTATCAGTGCCGGCCTGAGTAAATGGTGCGGCGCTGGCGGTTGGCGGCTGGGGACCTTTACCTTTCCCAATAACCTATACTGGCTGCTGGATGCCGTCTCAGTTGTGGCCAGTGAGACATTCACCTCTACCAGTGCCCCGATACAGCATGCCGCTGTCCGTGCTTATGAAGGAGGCATCGAGATCGAACGCTATCTGTGGAACAGCCGTCGAATACTCAAAGCCCTTGGCACTAGCCTCGCAGCACGACTTCAGAGGATAGGCGTGGATGTTCCGGTCCCTGAAGGTGGTTTTTATCTCTTTGCCTCTTTTAATAATTTCCGGAAAAAACTAGAACAGAGAGGCATCACAACCGATACAGAACTGTGTAACCGATTACTCGAAGAAACCGGTGTGGCAGTCCTTCCAGGCTCACAATTCGGCCGTCCAGCTGAAGAGTTGACGGCAAGAATAGCCTTTGTCGATTTTGACGGAGCACGGGCACTGGTGAGTGCCGAGGCAGTCCCCTTAGAGAAAGAGCTGTCAGAAGACTTTGTTTCGGGTCACTGCAACAGAGTCGTGGTTGCCGTTGAGCACCTTTGTGCTTGGCTTGAAAATGGGGAAAAAGCTCCACCTGACCATACCGACTTCAGATCAAAATAAGGCTTATAACTTGACTGTGAAATGACTATTCCATAGGGCTATCATCAAGCTGAATGGTTAAGGAACCTCTAAAAACCTTCCCAAATCAGCGATAATAACCAATTCAACCAACAACCATTGATAAAAGCCATGCAACCGAGTTTTTTTGATCATCAAGACCGACTTGACGTCCTTGAGCAGCTGGGAGACTCGCTGCCAAAGCTGGAAAGGACCGTAGACTGGGAGGTTTTCGGGTATTGTTGGGCCCCGTTTATAAAAACAGTGATCCCAGTAAAGGTGGGCGTCCACCTTATCGATGCGGTGCGGATGTTCAAAGTGTTGGTCCTACAGCATTTGTTTAATCTGTCCGGTGATCAAACAGAGTTCCAAATGCGGGATCCTTATAGCTTTTGTCATTTTCTTGGGTTGAGCCCGGAGGGTAAGGTACCCGATGCTAAAACAGTTCGGGTATATCGTGAGCGCCTGAAAGAACGGGGCCTTGTTGGTAAACTCTTTTCAGAGCTGTTGATCCAAATTGATGCAGCAGGCTTCAGTGTTCGCAAGGGGCAGATTGTAGATGCCGCTATCGCTCCACCAGTACCCAAGCAACGTAATACACGAGAGGAAAATAGGCAGATCAAAGCCGGAGACAACCCTGAGACATGGGGTGATAACAAACGCCGCCAGAAGAATGTTGAAGCCCACTGGACCATGAAGCATGGCAAAACCCACTATGGGTACAAAAACCACATCAGCATAGACCGGAAGCACAAGGTCATTCGCAAGTACGCCATCACATCAGCTGAAGTCCATGATAGTCAGGTCTTTGAGGAACTGCTGGATGAGAACAACAATAATGGCAGTGTCTGGGCCGATTCTGCTTACTGCAGTGTAGAACGGGAAGCCGCTTTACCGGGGTGCGCATTACCACAGTCAGATTCACCGCAAGTCGACACGCAAACGCCCCTTGAATGAACGGAAGCAAGAGGCAAACCGAAAACGATCAAGAGTTCGGGCTCGAGTTGAGCACGTGTTTGCCCAGCAGGCCAATCGACTAGTGCGTAGCATCGGGCAAGTCTCATGTCGGCGTGAAGATGGGTATGATGAATTTGGTGTACAACATGCGTCGATTGGTGTGGCTAGCCGGATAAAGCGAGACATGGATATGGATGTTACCAGGAAAATGGGCGTGAAGGTGCCGGGCTCTCCGGATTTGCTAGAGACTGTTGGCCTTTGTCAGGTTTTTAGAGGTTCCCTATACATTAACCATTCGCTAATTCACGTGCAGCGCAAAAAGAAAAGGATTTCCGTGTTAGGCATAACCAACCTTCTGGATACCGGGGTACTTATGACTAACCGATTATCAGGTCATCTTGACCGACTATTATCAACCACAACAATACTGGAGAATCGCTAATGTTTAGCAAGCGTACAATCGCCACTGCCCTCATGGTAGCTGGTGTTTCTTTGGCTGCAACCACTGCTAACGCAGATAACGCAGACTTATTCATCACCATCGGGACCGGCGGTGTTACCGGCGTTTATTACCCGACTGGCGCGGCCATATGCCGTTTAGTCAACAAAGGGCGTAAACGGCATGGCATTCACTGCTCCGTAGAATCTACCGGCGGTTCTATCTATAATCTGAACACCATCCGTGCAGACGAGCTGGATATGGGCATAGCCCAGTCTGACTGGCAGTTCCATGCCTATAACGGCACCAGCAAATTCAAGAGTATGGGCGCAAACAGAGAGCTCCGCGCTGTCTTCTCAGTACATCCAGAGCCCTTCACCGTCGTCGCCCGCGCAGATGCCGGCATCAAAACCTTTGCCGATCTGAAAGGCAAACGTGTCAACATAGGCAACCCGGGCTCCGGCCAGCGCAGCACCATGGAAGTCGTGATGGATGCCTTGGGCTGGAAGAAATCCGATTTCACCCTGGCTTCCGAGCTAAAAGCGGCTGAACAGTCAAAAGCGCTCTGCGACAATAAAATTGACGCCATGATCTACACTGTTGGGCACCCCTCCGGTTCCATCAAAGAAGCAACCACCACTTGTGACACCGTTCTGGTCTCTGTTACCGGTCCGGTTATCGACAAGCTGATTGCCGATAATGATTACTACCGTACTGCTACCATTCCAGGCGGCATGTACCGTGGCAATCCGAATGACACACAAACTTTTGGTGTGGGCGCGACCTTTGTCTCCTCCACCAATACACCTAATGACACGGTTTATCATGTAGTCGAAGCCGTATTCGAGAACTTCGACCTCTTCCGTAAACTGCATCCCGCATTTGCTCACTTGGTAAAAGAGCAAATGGTAAAAGATGGCCTCTCTGCACCACTCCACAGTGGTGCGATACTCTATTACAAAGAAGCGGGGCTGATGTAATCAGTAACTGCCAAACGGGCCGGCCTAATCAGGCCGCCCGTTTTGTTATCAGTCAGGGATAAAAAAACAGCCACATAAGACTGATATCACCCGGCCGAGTAGATGAAGCCACTTCCAGACAGGATGTCAGTTTTCCCGCCATCCTGCCTGGAAGCTGTTCCGAACAGCCTGCCGTATGAACCTCAAACTCTATCCGGGGAGAATAATGAGAGAAGTAAATAGCAATCGAGAAACCATCACTGATCAAGAACTACAGGAGATGGTCGCACAGACCGACAATGGCGCCCGCCATCCTGTGGGTTCTGCCGGAAAGCTACTCTTTGGTGTGGCACTGGCATGGTCCTTGTTTCAACTCTGGGTTGCCTCCCCACTCCCTTTTGCCTTCGCCATCGGCGTTTTTAACGATACAGAAGTGCGAGTTATTCACTTGGTATTTGCCTTCTTCCTAGCCTTCACTGCCTTCCCTGCATTCAAACAATCCCCCCGGGAAGTGATCCCGTTTCAAGATTGGGTATTTGCTATTCTGGGTGCCGCGAGCGCAGCCTATCTGTTTATCTTTTATGACTCACTAGCAGATCGCTCAGGTGCCCCAATCACGGCCGACCTGATCGTTGGTGTCATCGGAATGCTGCTGCTTCTGGAGGCCACACGAAGAGCCTTGGGGCCACCATTGGTGATCGTGGCCATTGTCTTTTTGACTTATGCATTCGGTGGCCCATATATGCCGGATGTAATCGCCCATAAGGGCCAGAGCCTTTCAAAGGTAATGTCCCATCAATGGCTAACCACTGAGGGTGTCTTCGGTGTCGCCCTGGGTGTCTCCAGTAGCTTTGTATTTCTCTTCGTACTGTTTGGTGCCATGCTGGAAAAAGCGGGTGCCGGCAACTACTTCATCAAAATGGCATTTGCCCTCCTCGGTCACATGAAAGGCGGACCGGCGAAAGCAGCCGTGGTCGCATCCGCCACCACCGGTTTGATATCAGGCTCATCCATCGCTAACGTGGCCACCACCGGCACCTTCACTATCCCCCTGATGAAGCGGGTGGGATTCCCTGGCACCAAGGCCGGTGCAGTGGAAGTGGCCGGCTCGACCAATGGACAACTGACTCCCCCGGTGATGGGTGCAGCGGCCTTCCTGATGATCGAGTATGTGGGTATCACCTACATTGAGGTGATCAAACATGCCATTCTGCCTGCCATCATCTCCTATATTGCCCTGTTCTATATCGTCCATCTCGAAGCACTCAAGATGAACATGAAGGGCCTGCCAAAACGCGTCCACACCACATTGGCACAAAAGCTGATGACCTTCTCCGCCATTGTCGCCGGTACCTGTGCCATAGGATTGGCTGTTTTCTACGGCATCGGATGGATCAAGACCTATACCGGAGACTTCGCTATCTATATCGTCGGCGTCTTTGTTCTGGCCGCCTATCTCGGATTGCTAAAATACTCCGCACGCTATCCTGAACTGGAGATGGATGACCCCAATTCCGAGGTAATCGAGCTCCCCGAGATTGGCCCTACGGTAAAAGTTGGCCTCTACTTCCTGCTCCCTATCGTGGTTTTGATGTGGTGTCTGGTGGTGGAGCGCTTCTCACCCGGCCTTTCAGCATTCTGGGCCACCCTGTTCATGATCTTCATCGTACTGACTCAGCGTCCTCTGCATGCAAAATTCCGTAAGCTGGATGCCGAAGCACCATTAAAACGCGGTGTTAACGACTGCATAGATGGCCTCGTGACAGGTGCAAGAAATATGATCGGCATCGGCATCGCAACCGCTGCGGCAGGCATCGTGGTCGGAACCATCACCCTCACCGGCATAGGCCAGGTGATGGTCGAGTTTGTTGAACTGATCTCCGGCGGCAGTCTGATTCTTGCACTGATTTTCACTGCCATGATCTGTATCATTCTCGGCATGGGGCTACCCACCACAGCAAACTACATCGTAGTCTCCAGCCTGATGGCGCCGGTTGTGATCTCACTGGCTGCCAGCAACGGCATGATCGTACCACTGGTTGTAGTACATATGTTTGTCTTCTATTTCGGCATTCTCGCGGATGACACACCGCCCGTGGGGCTGGCGGCGTTTGCCGCCGCCGCCATCGCCAAGAGTGACCCGATCAAAACCGGTATTCAAGGGTTTATGTATGATATCCGGACCGGCATTCTGCCTTTTATGTTTATATTTAACAACCAGCTGCTGCTGATCGGCATTGGGAGCATATTTGAACTGTTGATTGTCATCGCCAGCGCCACGGCAGGCATGCTGCTGTTCGCCGCAGCCACCCAAGGCTATTGGCTCACCAAGAGCCGCCTGAGGGAGTCGGCAGCCCTACTGTTGATCACCTTTACCCTGTTCCGCCCTGGGTTCTGGTGGGATATGGTATACGAACCGGTAGATATAGTTCCCGCGGTACAAATCACTAAAATAGCCGAGCAGCTTCCAGTGGAAAGCAATTTACAAATGATGGTTGCCGGTGAAAATATCGATGGCAAATTTGTCGAGCATGCCATTCTTTTACCCCTTGGTGCAGCCGGCACAGGAGAGGAGCGCTTGGCCAGCGCGGGTCTGGAGGTCCGGGTCGATGGCGATAAAGTGCTGGCTGACAACGTCATGTTCGGCAGTGCGGCACAAGCGGCAGGGCTCGATTTCGATTGGGAGATCACCAATCTTCAGGTCGCGGCCAACCGCCCACCAAAACATCTGATGTTCATACCGGCCCTATTGCTGCTCGCACTTGTTGCGATGACACAGCGAAGACGCCACAAGAAAACAGAGACAACGGCTGCCTGATAACAATACCAGGAGAATCCGGAGTTGGTCCCGGTTCTCTTGACCCATTAAAGATAAGGATACGGTCATGTTCAAGAAAATATTGATGCCCATAGATCTGCAGGAGACTCACCTTGCTATCAAGGCAGTAAAAATTGCTATTGACGAAGCAAGGAGATACAATGCGAAGATCGACGTGATGACCGTTATCCCTGGATTCGGCATGCCCATGGTTGCTTCATTTTTTCCAGACGCGGCGATGAAGGATGCAATGAAACAGGTGGCAAAGGAACTGAAAAGATACATTGCCGCCAACTTCCCAAAAGATATCACGACCCACCCTCTGATATCCGAGGGAAACCCGTCTGAACGTATTCTGAAACAAGCAAAAAAGATAGGCACTGATCTGATTGTTATCCCGTCACATGCCCAGAGCCTGGGGCAGGTGTTTCTTGGCTCTTGCGCCGCCAAAGTGGTTGGACACGCAACCTGCTCAGTGA
Proteins encoded in this region:
- a CDS encoding TRAP transporter permease, translating into MREVNSNRETITDQELQEMVAQTDNGARHPVGSAGKLLFGVALAWSLFQLWVASPLPFAFAIGVFNDTEVRVIHLVFAFFLAFTAFPAFKQSPREVIPFQDWVFAILGAASAAYLFIFYDSLADRSGAPITADLIVGVIGMLLLLEATRRALGPPLVIVAIVFLTYAFGGPYMPDVIAHKGQSLSKVMSHQWLTTEGVFGVALGVSSSFVFLFVLFGAMLEKAGAGNYFIKMAFALLGHMKGGPAKAAVVASATTGLISGSSIANVATTGTFTIPLMKRVGFPGTKAGAVEVAGSTNGQLTPPVMGAAAFLMIEYVGITYIEVIKHAILPAIISYIALFYIVHLEALKMNMKGLPKRVHTTLAQKLMTFSAIVAGTCAIGLAVFYGIGWIKTYTGDFAIYIVGVFVLAAYLGLLKYSARYPELEMDDPNSEVIELPEIGPTVKVGLYFLLPIVVLMWCLVVERFSPGLSAFWATLFMIFIVLTQRPLHAKFRKLDAEAPLKRGVNDCIDGLVTGARNMIGIGIATAAAGIVVGTITLTGIGQVMVEFVELISGGSLILALIFTAMICIILGMGLPTTANYIVVSSLMAPVVISLAASNGMIVPLVVVHMFVFYFGILADDTPPVGLAAFAAAAIAKSDPIKTGIQGFMYDIRTGILPFMFIFNNQLLLIGIGSIFELLIVIASATAGMLLFAAATQGYWLTKSRLRESAALLLITFTLFRPGFWWDMVYEPVDIVPAVQITKIAEQLPVESNLQMMVAGENIDGKFVEHAILLPLGAAGTGEERLASAGLEVRVDGDKVLADNVMFGSAAQAAGLDFDWEITNLQVAANRPPKHLMFIPALLLLALVAMTQRRRHKKTETTAA
- a CDS encoding IS5 family transposase; the protein is MQPSFFDHQDRLDVLEQLGDSLPKLERTVDWEVFGYCWAPFIKTVIPVKVGVHLIDAVRMFKVLVLQHLFNLSGDQTEFQMRDPYSFCHFLGLSPEGKVPDAKTVRVYRERLKERGLVGKLFSELLIQIDAAGFSVRKGQIVDAAIAPPVPKQRNTREENRQIKAGDNPETWGDNKRRQKNVEAHWTMKHGKTHYGYKNHISIDRKHKVIRKYAITSAEVHDSQVFEELLDENNNNGSVWADSAYCSVEREAALPGCALPQSDSPQVDTQTPLE
- a CDS encoding pyridoxal phosphate-dependent aminotransferase, which produces MCQPDLEPILMALNAEQYPDVHLNLNVRGLEQSATLAISERCAQLRKEGRDVYRLGLGQPPFPVAEPVIEELRANAYQREYLPVKGLPALREAVARYHRRQEGIEYAREDVLIGPGSKELMFLIQLVYYGDLVIPTPSWVSYAPQATIIGRHIRWVPTKFEDGWRITPEGLGELCHKDPTRPRILILNYPNNPSGTTYGNAELQELAKVARRYKIILLSDEIYGETQFNGKHQSIARYYPEGTIISAGLSKWCGAGGWRLGTFTFPNNLYWLLDAVSVVASETFTSTSAPIQHAAVRAYEGGIEIERYLWNSRRILKALGTSLAARLQRIGVDVPVPEGGFYLFASFNNFRKKLEQRGITTDTELCNRLLEETGVAVLPGSQFGRPAEELTARIAFVDFDGARALVSAEAVPLEKELSEDFVSGHCNRVVVAVEHLCAWLENGEKAPPDHTDFRSK
- a CDS encoding universal stress protein, with the translated sequence MFKKILMPIDLQETHLAIKAVKIAIDEARRYNAKIDVMTVIPGFGMPMVASFFPDAAMKDAMKQVAKELKRYIAANFPKDITTHPLISEGNPSERILKQAKKIGTDLIVIPSHAQSLGQVFLGSCAAKVVGHATCSVMVIKSDD
- a CDS encoding TAXI family TRAP transporter solute-binding subunit — its product is MVAGVSLAATTANADNADLFITIGTGGVTGVYYPTGAAICRLVNKGRKRHGIHCSVESTGGSIYNLNTIRADELDMGIAQSDWQFHAYNGTSKFKSMGANRELRAVFSVHPEPFTVVARADAGIKTFADLKGKRVNIGNPGSGQRSTMEVVMDALGWKKSDFTLASELKAAEQSKALCDNKIDAMIYTVGHPSGSIKEATTTCDTVLVSVTGPVIDKLIADNDYYRTATIPGGMYRGNPNDTQTFGVGATFVSSTNTPNDTVYHVVEAVFENFDLFRKLHPAFAHLVKEQMVKDGLSAPLHSGAILYYKEAGLM